GCAAGACGGCAAGATCCGATACAAGCTGGCGAAGGACAAGGAGATCGAACTGCGGGTCGCCACGATTCCCACGGCCGGCCACAACGAGGACGTGGCGATGCGGATGCTGACGGCCAAAGAACCGATGCCGCTGTCAGCGATGGAATTCTCCCCAGAGGCGCTGGCCGCCATCAAGGACCTCGCCGACCGTCCGCACGGACTGATCCTCTGCGTGGGCCCCACCGGCTCCGGCAAGACCACGACGCTCCACGCGATCCTGGGCGCCATCAATACCGACGAGCGGAAGATCTGGACCGCGGAAGATCCGATCGAGATCACGCAGGACGGATTGCGGCAGGTTCAAGTCAATCCAAAAATCGGCTTCACCTTCGCCGCCGCCATGCGGTCGTTCCTGCGCGCCGACCCGGACGTGATCATGATCGGTGAGATGCGGGACAAAGAAACCGCCGACGTGGCCATCGAAGCGTCCCTGACCGGCCATCTCGTCCTGAGCACCCTTCACACCAACAGCGCCATGGAAACAGTCACCCGCCTCCTCGACATGGGCTGCGACGCCTTCAACTTCGCCGACGCCATGCTCGGCGTCATCGCCAAGCGGCTCTGCAAACGGATCTGCCCGGCGTGCAAAGAAACCTACCATCCGTCCCGCGAGGAGTACGACGAACTCGTGCGCGGATACGGAACGGCAGCCTGGCACTCGCTCGGGGTTGAGTATAGGGACGAGTTCCGGCTCTCCCGCGGCAGTGGCTGCGACGCCTGCAACCGCAGCGGCTTTCGCGGGCGGGTGCCGCTGCACGAGCTGCTCGTGGCCTGTGACGAACTCCGCAACCTGATCCAGTCTCACGCCCGGACCTCGGAGCTGACCAGCCTGGCGATGAAGAACGGCATGGTCACGCTCATGCAGGACGGCATTCAGAAGGTCTTGCGTGGCCTGACGACCTTCAAGCAGGTTCGGACCGTCGCCATGAAGTGACCGGCCCCGGCCGGGGCACAATCGGGTTTCCCCTCCAGTCACCCGGCTGGCGGCGATTCGAGCAGCCGCACGAACTCCGCCAATCGGGCCTTCATCGACGGCTGCACCTTGATGAACTCACAGCCGAACCGCGAGCCGGCCCGCCAGCGCACGGCCGCCAATTCGATCTCCAGCACTGGCTCCTGCGGGGTGAGTTCCATGCCGATCCTCACGTAGCTCCCCACCGGGACCGGCCGTTCGGCGATCACCGCGCAGCCATCGATCGAGAGGTTCACGATCGTGCCCTTCCGATCCGGGCCGTCCCCCTGCAACCCGGCGGGCAACTGGACCGAGTATCGTAGGACTCGCCGGGGTTTCATGGGGTCACGCCGCGATGAACAGGCAGGAGGGCTGCATGACTCTCTTTCGCGCAGACCACGCGCGGCCGATTACACTGCATAGTATTCCCTGTACCATTGGACGAAGCGGGCAATGCCGGTTTCGATGGACGTCGAGGGCTTGAAGCCGACATCGCGGGTGAGATCCTCCACGTCGGCATAGGTCGCAGGCACATCTCCTGGCTGTAACGGCAAGAGGCGTTTCTCGGCCTTGAGGCCGAGCGTCTGTTCCAGCACCTCGATAAAGCGCAGCAGCGGCACCGGTTGATGGTTGCCGATGTTGTAGAGTCGATAGGGGGCATTGCTGAGGCTCGGGTCCGGTTGGTCGCCTGACCACCGGGGGTCCGGCTGCGCCGGGCGATCAAGCGCGCGCACCACCCCCTCCACGATATCGTCGATATACGTGAAGTCCCGCTGCATCTGCCCATGGTTGAAGACCTCGATCGGTTTGCCCTCCAGCATCGCCTTGGTGAACAGGAACAGCGCCATGTCCGGCCGCCCCCATGGTCCATAGACCGTGAAGAACCTGAGCCCGGTGCAGGGAATCCGATAGAGGTGCGCATAGCAATGGGCCATCAGCTCATTCGCCTTTTTGGTGGCCGCGTAGAGCGACACCGGATGGTCGACGTTGTCGTGCACCGAGAAGGGCATGCGGGTGTTGCCGCCGTAGACCGAGCTGGTGGAAGCGAAGACGAGGTGCTCGATGCCATTGTGGCGGCACCCTTCCAGGATGCTCAAAAAGCCCTCGATGTTGCTGTCCGTGTAAGCATGAGGATTGACCAGGGAATACCGCACCCCGGCCTGGGCGGCCAAATGCACGACTTTCCGAAACTGCGATTCGGCGAACACTTGTTTGATTCCCGCACGATCCGCCAGGTCCATCCTGACGAAACGGAACCGGTCGAACGTGGTCAAGCGGGTCAGGCGCGCCTCTTTGAGACGGACATCGTAATAGTCGTTCAGGTTGTCGAGGCCGATGACCCGATCGCCCCGCTCCAACAACCGGGCGGCCGTGTGAAACCCGATAAACCCCGCCGCGCCCGTGACCAGAACCGTTTGCGGCTCCATCTCTTATTCTCCCCCCCCCCGACTCACACAAGGCCGCTCAGGCACCCCGCCTCAGCGCCGTTCCATGTTCTGCGGACGATCGATCGCTTATCTCTTCTGCCCGGAAGATCGCATGAACGGCGGATCGCCATGGTCAAGCCGATAGAGTTCCAGCGGCGCCAAGGTCTGCGTCAATGACAGAGCTTCCATCGCCCCGTCCGGTTTGAGCCGAAAGGCATCCAACGCCTGGGCATAGTGATATCGGCACCCGAAGGACGCGAGCGCCTGGGCCAACTCGGACGGCGGCTCCCAATGCGCCGTTAACAGTTTCGTTCGGGCGGGATTCCGCCGGCTGAACGTGAAGGACAGATGGTCGGGATACCAATCGGCTCCGCCGGTCGCGTAGGATACGAACAATTTGGCTTGCGCGGTCTGCGCCAGCTCGGCCAGATAGGCATTGGTCAAGAACCCGTTTTCTCCGACTTCCAACCAGGTCCCCGGCGGCGCCAGCGCGGCATGGGCCGCATAGGTGCGCAGCTCCTTCAACTGTTGCTGCGAGGCACAGACGACCGCAATCGGGCCGTGCTGTCGTACGAGCGCCTGAATCACGCCTTCTTTTAGCGCGGAGCGCCCGTCATTGGTCGGGCCGCTGTCGGCGTGGACCAGGACGGTATGGCCGCGGTCCGCGATCAGGTAGCAATTCCGCGGCATCTCGAGATCGCAGGGATCTTCGCCATAGAACGGCACCGACCACACGGCCCCGCCGTCAAAGGCCCAGGACTCGCCATGCGCCAACTCGATAACCTGTGTGAAGCCCATGTCCCGCAGCAACGCCTGGTAGTCGTAGTAGCAGGTCTTCCGATTGCGCCGGCTGGGCACGACGACCGGAATATCCTTGGGCAGGCTCAGGAGCGAGCGCGGCTCCACATGGTCGTCATGGTCATGCGTGAGAAAGACCGCCGAAGGTCGCGGCAGCAGTTGGCCCCAGAGCGAAGGGATCGGCATCTCGGCGAACCAGGGCAAGAGCCAGGGATCGAACAGAAAAAACTGTTCGCGCTGGCGATACATCAGCGCCGCATGGCCGAGATGGATCAGGTCGCGATCGGCTGTCGCCTCCAGCCATCTGCTCCGCACGCGATGCTCGGGCGTGGCGGACAGGCACTCGTGCTGATGCAGGAGTTCCATGAAGCGGGTGAGCGTCCGCTCCTGCTCACGGGAGGCAGTCACAATCGTGCGGATCGCGCCGGCCGGTTGGCTGCCGTCCAAGAACCCGATGAGCTTGGCCACCGCGGGGCCGCTCATTCGGTCGAGTGGCATCGGAATCGCCTGGCGCTTGACCGCATGGAAGACCCGCAATCCGGCGCTGGTCACCGTCGAGGACTTACTGGGATCGCGTGGAAACTCCCACTGGAAGGTCCCGTCCGGACGCCGCCCGCAACGGATGTGCTGGCTAAGCTGCGGGCGCGAATTCACCAGCTCGGCATAGGCATCCTCCAGCCTCGTGCGAAGATCGGGATCGTCGAGCGGCGCCCGCTTCGCAAACACGTCGCTGATCGCCGTCTCCACGCTACTGAGGAGGTGTTGGTGCGCCTCGTGGAGGGCGACGGTCACTTCGGGGGCAATCCCGCCCAGAAAGGGGAACGGGCCCGGCGCCTCGGCGCTCTCGAACTGCACCCAGACCCAGGGCAACAGGGCAAGGTAATCGGTCGGGCGATAGTGGTCCCAGAGTTTCATGAGGGATGCTCGGCAGGGTTGACGGTAGACGAAGACGGGTCCCCGGCTCTCAGTCGATTCATTGCGAGCTTCGCCGACGGCTCATGCCTCATGTTTTGCGGGTAAACTCCAACGGGCTGATCGTGGGTTCGTACAACACCTGCACCACGTTGCCGTCCGGATCGGCCACGTAAAACGAATAGCTCCCGTCACGGTGTTGTTTCGGAGGCTTCACGATGGTGGCTTCCAACTCAGCGGCTTCGCCAACAACCAGGGCATACAACTCATCGACCGCGGCAGGGTTCTCCATGATCACCCCCACATGGTCGAGGAATTGGCTGCGCCTTTGATGATAGTCGGCCAACTCAGCCTGTGAAATCTGATGCAGGGCCAGGTTGTCGCACCCCGAGCTGAAATAGACATTGTCCGGGTCCGGCTCCCAGACGACCTTCATCCCGAACAGCCGCTCGTAGAAGGCTCGCGATTTCTTGAGATCGGTCACGCGGAGCGCCAGATGGCGCAACCCGCGATGAGGAGGAGGCGTCGCCATGGCTCCAGATCGAGGTCGCAGGGGCTTTTCTGCCTGCACGAATGCTGTGTATAGTAGGGAGCCGTCGAGAAGGCGTCAATCGCTTTTCTCGCGGGCACGTGCTTTTCTGTCTTTCAAGGTTGCGGGGCCCCGCACGGAGAGGGTGCCGATCTCGCAGCTCAGTTGACCTTCACCGTGTCGGAGGAATGACCATGTGGACCAGGTTCTCGGTGCTGACTCTTTGTGCCTGCTCGATGCTCTGGAATATCGGCTTGAGTGGGGCCGCCGGTGGGACATCATCAGGGCAATCCGGTGGATCGCAGACCGGCGAGATCACCGGTAAGGACGGAGCCCCGATGGTGCTGATTCCGGCCGGGCCGTTTCCGATGGGGGTCCCTCCCGGTGACCGGGACGGAGGCCGCGACGAGTATCCCCGCCACGAAGTCACGCTGGATGCGTTTTACATCGACAAATTTGAGGTCACCAACGGCCGCTACATCGAGTTCGTGCGTGCCACCAACCATCGCATTCCCCAGCACCCCAAAGACCCGAGCCGGAACCTGTGGCAGAAGAACATGATGCCGGAATCGGCCGCAGACCGGCCTGTCATCAACGTGGATTGGTACGACGCGGAGGCCTATTGCAAGTGGGCCGGCAAACGGCTCCCCACCGAAGCCGAATGGGAAAAGGCGGGGCGCGGAGTGGACGACCGGCGGTTTCCCTGGGGCAATGTGGAGCCGACGGCCAAGCATCTGAACTATAACCAACGGTGGATCGGGGAGAAAACCTTGATGCCGGTCGGCAGCTACGAGCTGGGCAAGAGCCCCTACGGCGTCTACGACATGGCGGGTAATGTCTGGGAATGGGTCAATGATTGGTACGACGACCGCTACTACGAAAAGAGCCCGGCCAAGAACCCATCAGGCCCGGAGACCGGCTCCCATAAAGTCCTGCGCAGCTCCGGCTGGCAGGTCGAAACGCCGTTGGTCCGGATCTTCACGCGCGTCAAGAGCGACCCCCTGATCCGCAACGAATCGACGGGGTTCCGGTGTGCCATGGACGCCAAGGACGCAGCGCGGTGACCTGGGCGGCCGGTCTGCTGTGCGCCGCGATGGTCGCCTCCTTCCAAACCGGCGTACTCGCCGCCGACCGCACCGAGGGCGACCCGCCGGTGGCCATCGCGCGCATCCTCTCCAGCCCCTCCCTCTACAACCTGGATGTGGTGACATTGGCCGGCACGATCCGGGATATCCGGCTCATTCACGTCGAAGGGAGTTGCGGCGGGGACGGCGGATTCATCCTGTATCTCCGGGACGATACCGGCGAGCTTCCCATCCGCAATGTCGGGGCTTGCGTCGAAGGGGAATCAGTGCCGGCCCTGCCGGGCGACTACCGGCGAGGCGAACAGGTTCGCGTGAGGGCCGCCATCATCGAACATCCGTCCGTCGATCCAGACCGGCGCGAGATCGAGGCCACGCTGCTGCGCGTGGATCACCTCACAGAATAGTCGTATTCCGAACGAGACGCCGATGAGCCAGAGCCAACCGGCTGAAGGCACAGGTTTCGCGGGGCTCCACGTCGCGGCCCTCGAAAGCCGCATGGCGGAGTCGATGGCGAACCTGATCCGCCGTTACGGCGGCGAGCCGCTGGTTGTCCCGGCGCTCCGTGAAATTCCCCTGTCCGATAACCATGCGGCGTTTGAATTCAGCGAACGCCTGTTCGTCGGACAGATCGACGTGGTGCTGTTGCTCACCGGCGTGGGGACTCAAACCTTGGTCGAGGTGCTTGCCACGCGCCATCCGATTGAATCCATTACTCAGGCCTTGAGCCGGACGACGCTCGTCGCCAGGGGCCCGAAGCCAGTCGCTGCATTGAAGCGGCTGGGGCTGACGCCGGCTCTGGTCGTCCCGGAACCGAATACCTGGCGGGACCTGCTAGCGGCTTTGGATCAACAGGGACCGGTCAAGGACCGACGGGTGGCGATTCAGGAGTACGGCGTGTCCAATGATGAGCTGGTCCGGGAGCTGATGGCGCGAGGCGCCCTGGTGATGCCGGTTCCGATTTATAAATGGGCGCTTCCGGAAGACACGGCCCCGCTACGCAACCTACTGACTGAGGTGACTGCCGGAAGGATCGATGTCCTGCTCGTCACCAATGCCGTGCAGGTCGAGCATGTCATGCAGGTGCTTGAAAGAGAGGGCAAGGTGGAGCCGTTTCGGACGGCGCTCAAGCGGATGGTGGTCGCTTCCATCGGCCCCACGGCCAGCGAACGGCTGCGCAGCCACGGCTGGCCCGTGGACCTGGAGCCGTCGCACCCGAAGATGGGCGTGCTGGTCAAAGAGGCCAGCGAGGCGGCATGGCGGCTGCTCCAGGGAAAGCGACCAGCATAGGATGAGCGTCTGACTACCGAACACGGAAGTGAAGCCCCCAACGCCGATGCGACTGCTGCCGTGAGGCAGTGGGAAGGTAGGACGCTGCCGGGGTTCAAAAGGGCCTGTTGGATCTCACGATCCGACAGGCCTTTTTCTTTTGAACCCCGGCAGCGCCGACTCCTCCTTTCCACGAAGAAAGTCGAAGGGTTTTCTCCGGCGACGTAGATTACGATAAAGCGATGAAGAGTAGCCGGCACAAGCAAGCTTGGTTTGGACCTCTGCCGGGTTACAACAAAGGCCCGCTGGTCGAAAGATCAGCGGGCCTTTTTCTTTTCCCGGGAGGAGAGGCGAGGGCAGCCTGGTCAATCGGATTGCGATCGAAGCGGGCGGTGCTCGTTGGACGCGCGCACGGCGGGGATCAACCAGGCCACCCTCGCTCAGACACCGAAAAGAAACGGCCTGCTCGGATTTGCGGTTCCGGCCTTCAGCCCAAATCGGGTCAGGTCTTGCAGCCACACATTCTCTGTTGACCATAGCTCCACTACACCCCATCTTGAGTCTGGGTTATGCCGAGGAATGCAAGGCGCCCTTGTCGTCGATTCGTGAGGCTGCTGAGACGAGGGCACGGACGCGAAACAGCAGGACAAGTCAAGCGGACTACTAATGCGCAGTGTGTGATTGCAAGACCTGCCCCTCTTGGTTTTGTGTGACGGTGGTTTTGCGGTCGCACCATTACACAATTTGTGAGCCATGGACTTACCCGCCATTACAGGCGGGGACATCCCGCTGGATTAGACGTCGGCAGTCAAGACCTTGGACGGTCGTTGTCGGTGCTCGCCGCCTGTGTCCGATCAGACAGCTCGATGCCTGTTGGATCCTGAAGTGAGGTTGATGGCCATTCGTCCTCCACAGGCACGAACGATTCTCTGAAGTGTGCGAAGCTCATACCGGTTGTAGTCCGCGTTTTCGTAGCGACTTATTGCAGAGGCGGTGGTTTTCGCTCGCTGGGCGACCTGGGCCTGAGTCAAGCCGGCCTCTCGGCGCAGTCGGGTTAACTGCTCTCCGATCGCCAACCTCTGTAATTCTTCTTCAAATCCTCGACGGAAGCTGGGGTTGGCGAGCTTTCTATTGAGCCACCCTTTGCCCCCGCGGCTTGGTTTCGACTTCATGTTCGACCTCCTCGCTCGAATTCTCGCTTACATGCCTCAGTTCGTTCAATTTCGCCTTTAGGAGTCTTGTCTCCCGCCTTCCTAAACCCATGCGTCAGTATCAGCCTCTTGCCAACGAAGAAGAAACACAGGACGCGATCTGCCTCAACCTTGAACTCGAAAATCTTATCCGTTCCGGTCAAATGCTTGAACTTGTGTTCATTCCAGATCTTCCCGGTATCTCCCATCCGAACGAACAGCGCGGCGAATTTCTGTTGGCTTGCAAGCGGCATCTGTTCCAGCCATTCCTCGGCGGGTGCCGTCCCACCGTGAGTAACGTAGAACTCAATGCTGAGCATGGCACCGCGGTAGACGAGCCGAGTGGACGAATGTCTACCGGCCGGATTCGCCATGCTGTCTGGATACGATATAGCATATATGCTACTACACGCTCAAGATGGACAGCCTACGCAAAGACAAATGGGGTTGGGAATCTTTGTTTGAAGAGGTTTGCTTGAAGAGGTTTGCTTGAAGAGGTTTGCTTGAAGAGGTCTTGTCTCAATCAGTCATTTGACGCAAGCTGGTGACATCGCGGCGGCACTAGCGTTCGCCTGTCAGGGGGCCAGCGTGGTGGCCGCCGGCGTGTCTGGGTTCCAATAGTGGTCTTGCAATAACACATGCCGAGATTACCCTCGGACCCTGTGAGTCAGTGGCCAACTGGGTTCTGTTCATTCTGAGCGCGCGCCGCTGATTTCGTGTTGCATTCGTTGTGACAATCGGCACAATTCATGATCAAGTAACTCGGTGAGTGGGCGGGCAAAGAGAGGGACGTGCGATTGCAAGACCCTCATTTTGATGAAGTAAGTGGCACTGGCAGAGACCCACAGGTCGATACTGTGCAGAAGTCAGAATCCTACAAGAAGTTCAGAAGCAGTCTGGTAGATCGCAGGGCGGTCGCGCGGCTTGGGGATGGGTTTCCGTTCCGCCTTGGCACTCTGTAGCCAGAGCCGCTTTGCTAACTGAACTTGCTTCAGTGCCTCAGCAGGAGTCTTGCCAAATGCGGAACCGGCTTGGAGGTCCGGGATGTCGGCAACGTAGCCGCCATCTGCCTCACTGTAAAAAATGTTGATGTGGTAGTCCTTCCTGTTCACTCTGCGTCGTGCCATTCTAGACCATAGCAGTAAAGCGGAGGTTTTTTGATCCTGCCAACGCCTTCGCGAGCAGCTTGGTTTGTTCATATCCTCCGATTTGTACGTCTTTTCTCCAGATGAACCGCCTGCTCTTCAGGGCACGTTCTGCGACACAGGAGACGCGGCGGCGCTCTGCTCGGCCGGCACGTCCCGCGCGCAGCGGAAGCCGAGCCAGTTCATGGAGGTCTTGGGGTCGGTCCCGTTCCGCTGGGCCACGCGCACCGTCGGCGTGCTGTCGATCCAGCCCCCGCCGCGAAAGGCCTTATGCGTGCCGGTTTCCGGTCCCTTGGGATTCCGGTCCGGCCCGGTTTTGTAATAGTCCTTGTCGTACCAGTCCGCAACCCATTCCGCCACGTTGCCGACCATCTGGAACAGGCCGTAGGGACTCACGGCGTTGTCGTACTTGTCCACGGAGATGATCGGCGGATAGAGCAGCAGCCGCTCCGGGCGGTCGCGGACCGGGCCGGAGAGCCCCGTTCGCCCGAAGTTCGCCCGCGTCAGCCCGGCCGGTTGATTGCCCCAGGGATAGATCCGCCCGTCCGCGCCGCGCGCCGCCTTTTCCCATTCAGCCTCGGTCGGGAGGCGCTTCCCCGCCCACTTGCAGTAGGCATCGGCTTCGAACCAGGTGACGTGCATGATCGGATGGTTGACCATGGTCTCCTGGAAGTTCCCGCCGTCGAATTTCCAATCAACCTGTGGATCCAAATTATTGGCCAACACGTACTTCAAATATTGGACGGTGGTCACTTCATACTTGTCGATTTCGTAGGCGTCGAGATAGATCGTTCGCTGCGGCATCTCCGCCTGGTAGGCCAGCCTATCGACTTTCTTGTTGCTCCCCATCAGGAACTCGCCGGCCGGAATCACCACCATCTCGTCATGAGCCGGAAGCTTGA
The DNA window shown above is from Nitrospira tepida and carries:
- a CDS encoding type II toxin-antitoxin system RelE/ParE family toxin produces the protein MANPAGRHSSTRLVYRGAMLSIEFYVTHGGTAPAEEWLEQMPLASQQKFAALFVRMGDTGKIWNEHKFKHLTGTDKIFEFKVEADRVLCFFFVGKRLILTHGFRKAGDKTPKGEIERTEACKREFERGGRT
- a CDS encoding MBL fold metallo-hydrolase: MKLWDHYRPTDYLALLPWVWVQFESAEAPGPFPFLGGIAPEVTVALHEAHQHLLSSVETAISDVFAKRAPLDDPDLRTRLEDAYAELVNSRPQLSQHIRCGRRPDGTFQWEFPRDPSKSSTVTSAGLRVFHAVKRQAIPMPLDRMSGPAVAKLIGFLDGSQPAGAIRTIVTASREQERTLTRFMELLHQHECLSATPEHRVRSRWLEATADRDLIHLGHAALMYRQREQFFLFDPWLLPWFAEMPIPSLWGQLLPRPSAVFLTHDHDDHVEPRSLLSLPKDIPVVVPSRRNRKTCYYDYQALLRDMGFTQVIELAHGESWAFDGGAVWSVPFYGEDPCDLEMPRNCYLIADRGHTVLVHADSGPTNDGRSALKEGVIQALVRQHGPIAVVCASQQQLKELRTYAAHAALAPPGTWLEVGENGFLTNAYLAELAQTAQAKLFVSYATGGADWYPDHLSFTFSRRNPARTKLLTAHWEPPSELAQALASFGCRYHYAQALDAFRLKPDGAMEALSLTQTLAPLELYRLDHGDPPFMRSSGQKR
- a CDS encoding GspE/PulE family protein, whose amino-acid sequence is MLPPAHKAIEAAAFDRLVSRGLLAREDFDAALKESFSGKKELESILLTTYRLSKAQLGQALSEFFDCPYVPYDDRTVVDVELVKNLSFDYLRRNFWIPLRRQGPLLDILIDDPHNLDKGLDIRRAFPGLTVRYSVSLRQEIEQFILAAMGQTESGSITDILGELVNEASEAGSDESGADAIDEHDSAIVRLTNQIIAEAYRLGASDIHIEPYSDRKETAVRYRVDGSCFSYMKIPPAYRRAIVSRIKIMANLDIAERRRPQDGKIRYKLAKDKEIELRVATIPTAGHNEDVAMRMLTAKEPMPLSAMEFSPEALAAIKDLADRPHGLILCVGPTGSGKTTTLHAILGAINTDERKIWTAEDPIEITQDGLRQVQVNPKIGFTFAAAMRSFLRADPDVIMIGEMRDKETADVAIEASLTGHLVLSTLHTNSAMETVTRLLDMGCDAFNFADAMLGVIAKRLCKRICPACKETYHPSREEYDELVRGYGTAAWHSLGVEYRDEFRLSRGSGCDACNRSGFRGRVPLHELLVACDELRNLIQSHARTSELTSLAMKNGMVTLMQDGIQKVLRGLTTFKQVRTVAMK
- a CDS encoding helix-turn-helix domain-containing protein, with the translated sequence MKSKPSRGGKGWLNRKLANPSFRRGFEEELQRLAIGEQLTRLRREAGLTQAQVAQRAKTTASAISRYENADYNRYELRTLQRIVRACGGRMAINLTSGSNRHRAV
- a CDS encoding formylglycine-generating enzyme family protein, with translation MWTRFSVLTLCACSMLWNIGLSGAAGGTSSGQSGGSQTGEITGKDGAPMVLIPAGPFPMGVPPGDRDGGRDEYPRHEVTLDAFYIDKFEVTNGRYIEFVRATNHRIPQHPKDPSRNLWQKNMMPESAADRPVINVDWYDAEAYCKWAGKRLPTEAEWEKAGRGVDDRRFPWGNVEPTAKHLNYNQRWIGEKTLMPVGSYELGKSPYGVYDMAGNVWEWVNDWYDDRYYEKSPAKNPSGPETGSHKVLRSSGWQVETPLVRIFTRVKSDPLIRNESTGFRCAMDAKDAAR
- a CDS encoding PilZ domain-containing protein, which encodes MKPRRVLRYSVQLPAGLQGDGPDRKGTIVNLSIDGCAVIAERPVPVGSYVRIGMELTPQEPVLEIELAAVRWRAGSRFGCEFIKVQPSMKARLAEFVRLLESPPAG
- a CDS encoding VOC family protein — encoded protein: MATPPPHRGLRHLALRVTDLKKSRAFYERLFGMKVVWEPDPDNVYFSSGCDNLALHQISQAELADYHQRRSQFLDHVGVIMENPAAVDELYALVVGEAAELEATIVKPPKQHRDGSYSFYVADPDGNVVQVLYEPTISPLEFTRKT
- a CDS encoding type II toxin-antitoxin system HicB family antitoxin, encoding MNRKDYHINIFYSEADGGYVADIPDLQAGSAFGKTPAEALKQVQLAKRLWLQSAKAERKPIPKPRDRPAIYQTASELLVGF
- a CDS encoding NAD-dependent epimerase → MEPQTVLVTGAAGFIGFHTAARLLERGDRVIGLDNLNDYYDVRLKEARLTRLTTFDRFRFVRMDLADRAGIKQVFAESQFRKVVHLAAQAGVRYSLVNPHAYTDSNIEGFLSILEGCRHNGIEHLVFASTSSVYGGNTRMPFSVHDNVDHPVSLYAATKKANELMAHCYAHLYRIPCTGLRFFTVYGPWGRPDMALFLFTKAMLEGKPIEVFNHGQMQRDFTYIDDIVEGVVRALDRPAQPDPRWSGDQPDPSLSNAPYRLYNIGNHQPVPLLRFIEVLEQTLGLKAEKRLLPLQPGDVPATYADVEDLTRDVGFKPSTSIETGIARFVQWYREYYAV
- a CDS encoding formylglycine-generating enzyme family protein, producing the protein MKKNHVTHLAGVAVGLCGLGLSAAGLVWALDVGDVKQEWTPEGKKLAAERIKLPAHDEMVVIPAGEFLMGSNKKVDRLAYQAEMPQRTIYLDAYEIDKYEVTTVQYLKYVLANNLDPQVDWKFDGGNFQETMVNHPIMHVTWFEADAYCKWAGKRLPTEAEWEKAARGADGRIYPWGNQPAGLTRANFGRTGLSGPVRDRPERLLLYPPIISVDKYDNAVSPYGLFQMVGNVAEWVADWYDKDYYKTGPDRNPKGPETGTHKAFRGGGWIDSTPTVRVAQRNGTDPKTSMNWLGFRCARDVPAEQSAAASPVSQNVP
- a CDS encoding uroporphyrinogen-III synthase — its product is MSQSQPAEGTGFAGLHVAALESRMAESMANLIRRYGGEPLVVPALREIPLSDNHAAFEFSERLFVGQIDVVLLLTGVGTQTLVEVLATRHPIESITQALSRTTLVARGPKPVAALKRLGLTPALVVPEPNTWRDLLAALDQQGPVKDRRVAIQEYGVSNDELVRELMARGALVMPVPIYKWALPEDTAPLRNLLTEVTAGRIDVLLVTNAVQVEHVMQVLEREGKVEPFRTALKRMVVASIGPTASERLRSHGWPVDLEPSHPKMGVLVKEASEAAWRLLQGKRPA